In the genome of Xanthomonas translucens pv. cerealis, one region contains:
- a CDS encoding sialidase family protein: MMRPSLLPLLSLFAVRAIAAPASAPAMPAAGLPSPIVYSEFVNADAPTAQCHASTLLETRGGLLAAWFGGRHEGADDVGIWVARRSAQGWQPAQRVADGKQPQGARLPAWNPVLFQPAKGPLRLFYKVGPDPKRWWGMQTTSRDGGVHWSAPERLPHGILGPIKNKPVQLADGRILSPGSSEDAGWVAHMEQSDDNGAHWTRGPALNDPARIGAIQPSVLVHTDGSVQAIGRSQQNHVFSTWSHDHGRSWGPMTLLDLANPNSGTDAVVLADGRSLLVYNPTEAGKDWWDGRGTLAVALSADGNHWVRVLTLEDSAKDEFSYPAVIQTGDGLVHISYTWKRIRIKHVVLNPARLGRGATTPSAH; encoded by the coding sequence ATGATGCGCCCCTCACTGCTCCCCCTGCTGTCGCTGTTCGCCGTGCGCGCGATCGCCGCCCCTGCATCTGCGCCAGCCATGCCGGCAGCAGGCTTGCCGTCGCCGATCGTCTACAGCGAATTCGTCAACGCCGACGCGCCGACCGCGCAATGCCACGCCTCGACCCTGCTGGAAACCCGTGGCGGCCTGCTGGCCGCCTGGTTCGGCGGGCGCCACGAGGGTGCCGACGATGTCGGCATCTGGGTTGCGCGGCGCAGCGCGCAGGGCTGGCAACCGGCGCAACGTGTCGCCGACGGCAAGCAGCCGCAGGGCGCGCGGTTGCCGGCCTGGAATCCGGTGCTGTTCCAGCCAGCAAAGGGGCCACTGCGGCTGTTCTACAAGGTCGGCCCGGACCCAAAGCGCTGGTGGGGCATGCAAACCACCTCCCGCGATGGCGGCGTGCACTGGTCCGCGCCCGAGCGCTTGCCCCACGGCATCCTCGGCCCGATCAAGAACAAGCCGGTACAACTGGCCGACGGCCGCATCCTCAGCCCCGGCAGCAGCGAGGACGCCGGTTGGGTCGCACATATGGAACAGTCCGACGACAACGGCGCGCACTGGACCCGTGGCCCGGCACTGAACGACCCGGCGCGGATCGGCGCGATCCAGCCCAGCGTGCTGGTGCACACAGACGGCAGCGTGCAGGCGATCGGCCGCAGCCAGCAGAACCACGTGTTCAGCACCTGGTCGCACGACCACGGCCGCAGCTGGGGGCCGATGACCCTGCTCGACCTGGCCAACCCCAATTCCGGCACCGACGCGGTAGTGCTGGCCGACGGCCGCTCGCTGCTGGTCTACAACCCCACCGAAGCCGGCAAGGACTGGTGGGATGGCCGCGGCACCCTGGCGGTGGCGCTGTCCGCCGACGGCAACCACTGGGTCCGCGTGCTGACCCTGGAAGACAGCGCCAAGGACGAATTCTCCTATCCGGCGGTGATCCAGACCGGCGATGGCCTGGTACACATCAGCTACACCTGGAAGCGCATCCGCATCAAGCACGTGGTGCTGAACCCGGCGCGGCTTGGCCGCGGCGCGACCACGCCCTCGGCGCACTGA
- a CDS encoding alpha-L-fucosidase has protein sequence MDPARWALASRAACAKSLILFAKCYGAFALYPSAERAHSVNTSPWLGGKGDLVKMTSEAVRKKGYGLGFSLSPWDRHEPRYADAKAYDTYYAAQLVELAIA, from the coding sequence GTGGACCCCGCGCGGTGGGCGCTGGCCTCCAGGGCCGCCTGCGCCAAGTCTCTGATCCTGTTCGCCAAGTGCTATGGCGCTTTCGCGCTGTACCCGAGCGCCGAGCGCGCGCATTCGGTGAACACCAGCCCATGGCTGGGCGGCAAGGGCGACCTGGTGAAGATGACCAGCGAAGCGGTGCGCAAGAAAGGCTATGGGCTGGGCTTCTCGCTGTCGCCGTGGGATCGCCACGAACCCAGGTATGCCGATGCCAAGGCTTACGACACGTATTACGCCGCGCAGTTGGTGGAACTGGCCATCGCATGA
- the xopL gene encoding type III secretion system leucine-rich repeat domain-containing effector XopL → MQRINRNSAHTDREGSSADTRGSSTPTRTPAPPAEATSDPGAAAAMQHAGLSPHAPNRQQSQPHSGASSSAASGTGRALTRMTAHIDRNLTVRLPPAMADSQSAAAPSQPSLRDIERGRFHVNAGDSSHPVANRLLNVQLEQWVHTCLESSTSWRQDWEDATRNINGVPKDPPESLQATATALKTAARPRSNSLKIHFSALPHFPSDISHFTHLKKIDIRSAGLQSLPESIGAMRNLRELKLINSPVTKLPESLRDLSRLQSLEIVGCKRLERLPTSLISIDSSGLHGLTRLRNLSLHGSGLRHVPDCVTQMYKLERLDLGGSPLMALPRDINNLKKLQELNLERANIRELQPTVCELRRLKKLALANCTQLRALPQNLGQLQELEELNLRGCDNLTALPESIRQLPGNCNIRVPRHLEDQLNRLRPGAGSRAREIAQYAASSSNSAAGPSRTQSPQEMEKAIARKKINERAYAALDLIDDGKNPFMKGNPPFDRELENTGRRMTLGEIPGMQTLVEESNNPETRSILLGRRGLVMTTDKGAYDQKADAVNFDNLNRALNMWREREHIIIAEPSFRTHFPELELHITEQTQTGEHTDP, encoded by the coding sequence ATGCAGCGCATCAATCGCAACAGCGCGCACACGGACAGAGAAGGCAGCAGTGCCGATACCCGCGGATCGTCTACGCCGACCCGCACGCCGGCACCTCCTGCCGAAGCGACGTCCGATCCTGGGGCAGCGGCAGCGATGCAACACGCGGGCCTATCCCCGCATGCGCCGAACCGTCAGCAGAGCCAGCCGCACTCCGGCGCTTCGTCCTCGGCCGCGTCGGGCACCGGTAGAGCGCTGACCAGGATGACGGCCCACATCGACAGGAACCTAACGGTGCGCCTCCCACCCGCGATGGCAGACTCTCAGTCCGCTGCCGCCCCCTCCCAGCCGAGCCTGAGAGACATCGAACGCGGGCGATTCCATGTCAACGCTGGCGATTCTTCGCATCCGGTGGCAAACCGCTTACTCAATGTACAGCTGGAGCAATGGGTACATACGTGCCTGGAAAGTTCCACCTCATGGAGGCAAGATTGGGAAGATGCCACCAGGAATATCAATGGTGTTCCAAAGGATCCACCCGAGTCTCTGCAGGCTACGGCAACCGCACTCAAAACAGCGGCCAGGCCACGCAGTAATTCATTGAAAATCCACTTTAGTGCGCTTCCGCATTTTCCGAGCGATATATCTCATTTCACCCACCTGAAGAAGATCGACATTAGATCCGCTGGACTCCAATCGCTGCCGGAATCCATTGGAGCAATGCGCAACCTTCGAGAACTGAAACTCATCAATAGCCCAGTGACGAAGCTGCCTGAGTCGCTTCGCGATCTTAGCCGACTGCAATCGCTGGAAATCGTCGGATGCAAGCGGCTCGAACGGCTCCCCACCTCACTGATAAGCATCGATTCCAGTGGATTGCACGGATTGACCAGACTCAGAAATCTGAGCTTGCACGGGAGCGGCTTGAGGCACGTTCCCGACTGTGTGACGCAGATGTACAAACTTGAGCGATTGGATCTCGGAGGATCGCCTTTGATGGCGCTTCCTCGTGACATAAACAACCTGAAAAAATTGCAGGAACTGAATCTGGAAAGGGCCAATATCCGGGAGCTGCAACCGACAGTTTGCGAGTTGCGGCGCCTCAAAAAGCTTGCGTTGGCGAACTGCACGCAATTGCGTGCGCTTCCGCAAAACCTGGGACAGCTTCAGGAACTTGAGGAACTCAACCTGCGCGGCTGCGACAATCTGACCGCGCTTCCTGAATCAATAAGACAACTGCCTGGCAATTGTAACATCAGAGTCCCACGGCATCTTGAGGATCAGCTCAACAGGCTGCGACCGGGAGCGGGAAGTCGAGCCAGGGAGATAGCGCAATATGCCGCGTCTTCTTCGAATAGCGCCGCTGGTCCAAGCCGCACACAGTCCCCACAGGAGATGGAAAAGGCCATCGCAAGAAAAAAAATCAACGAGCGTGCATACGCTGCACTTGATCTGATCGACGATGGCAAGAACCCGTTCATGAAGGGAAACCCACCCTTCGATCGGGAATTGGAAAACACCGGCCGCCGAATGACATTAGGTGAAATCCCGGGAATGCAGACGTTGGTTGAGGAAAGCAACAATCCCGAAACAAGATCCATACTATTAGGGAGACGCGGATTGGTCATGACAACAGACAAGGGAGCATATGACCAAAAAGCTGATGCCGTAAATTTTGACAATCTCAATAGAGCGTTGAACATGTGGCGAGAACGAGAGCACATCATCATCGCCGAACCATCTTTTCGCACACATTTCCCGGAGTTGGAACTTCATATCACCGAGCAAACACAAACGGGCGAGCACACCGATCCATAG